CAGGGCGTTGATGCGCTCGTAGAGCGCCACCCGGGCGTCCTCCAGGGTGGTGGGCTCAACGGTGTCCTCGCGGGCGGTGTTCGTGCCCGGAGCGCCGTGGTCCACGAGGAAGAGGGAGGCCACCTCCGGGCCGGCGTCCGCGCGTCCCACCACCTCGACGGTGTAGGTGCCCGGGGCGGCGAAGTGGAGCCGGGTGCAGAAGCCGCCCGGCTCGCCCCGGGACGGGCTGGGGACCCGGTGCACGGTGCCGTCCGGATGGGTGGCGTAGACCTCCGCCTGCCGCAGTGGGGAAACCAGCGCCCCGCAGAGCGTCGCCGCCCGAGGCTTGCCGTCCGCCAGCCTGCGCGGAAAAGGTTGGAGCTCCGCCTTGCGGTCCACGAGCAGCAACACCAGCGCCGCGCGCTCGGCCTTCACCGCCACGCCCACGCCGAAGTGCGAGGTCCGCTCGCCATTGAAGTCGTCGCGGACGAGGAAGGTCTCAATGGCGTGCCGAGGCACCCAGGCGCGGATGACGAGCGTGCGCGGTGACGGGTCCGCGGCCCCCGCGTCACTGACGGCCCGGGTGAGGGTGAAGAGCCCGGGGGCGCCGGTGGTGTATTCGGTGAGCGCCTCGTGGGCGAGCCGCCGCGCCGCGGTGGACAGCTTCGGGTCCTCCACGGGGACACGCCGGCCCACGCGCTCGAACTCGCGGCCCACGTGTTGCGCGGCGCTGCGCTCCATGGCGTCCGTCGTCGGAGGGGCCGCCGTCAGGAGGACACCGAGCGCCAGCAGGGCCATCATCGGCGCGGCGCTCCGAAGGCGAAGGAGAGGGCTGTCACCTTGCCGGGACCGAGCCGCGCGTTGAGCCGCTCACAGAGGGACGCGGACTCGGCCTCCAGGCTGCGTGCCCACTCCGCGCCCGTCACGGCCACCACCAGCGTGGTGCCGTGGAGCGCCTGGGGGGTGGTGTGCCGAGCCAGGTGTGGACCCACCACCGCCGCCCACACGGGCGCGAGGGCAACGCCCTTGCCGGACTCGCCCGCGAGGCGCGCGAGGACGCGAGGCAGAAGGTGCTCCAGGGTCTTGGGCTCGCTGCGGGCCATGGGGGCCGATCATCGATCCATGGAATCCGAAAGCCAACCATCCCTTGCACAGGCGGGGCGTCCGGCGGCCAAACAGGCTATATTGCGAATCGAAGGGCGGCGGCCGGCGCCGCGTACCGTCGCGCAGCACGCGTCCTGCTGTATGGTCGCGGACGGTCCCCCGGAGCCGCACCCGCATGAGTTCCACCCCTCGTTTCCCGCTGCTGGCCCGCCTGGCCTGTGTCCTGCTGTGTCTGAGCGGGTGTGGCGATTATTTGGAAGGCGACGTCACCGGTCGCCCGGGGCCGCCGACTTCCAGTCGGGAGTTCTGCGCCGTCGACCAGGACTGCTCGGATCCGGACCTCTTCATCTGCGACACGGCCACCGCGCGCTGCGTGGCGGCCTGCCGGACGCAGGCGGACTGTCGCGGCGAGCGCCGCGGGATTCATGCGCTGGCCGTCTGTGACGATGCCGGCGGGCTCGGCTGCCAGTGCGACATGAACCGCTGTCTGCCCGCGGTGTGCGCCGCTGACTCGGACTGTGAGTCGGACGAGGCGTGCCGGGATGGCGCGTGTGTGGCGCCGCCCGAGCCGTCCCAGGCCGCGTCGTGTGAGGTGACGCCCGCGGTCGTCGTTGGCAGTCCGGGGTTGGCGGTGGACTTCCAGGTGTGGGTGCGTGACGCGGCGGGGCGCCCGTTGGTGCCGCGCGAGGGCATGACGTGGGAGGCGCTGACGCCCTCGGTGGTGGGGGCTGGCACCGGTGCCGCCGGGCGCTTCGTCCTGGCCGAGCCCGCCTCCGAACACGCCGCGGTGAGCGTCCAGGTCGGGGAAGCGTCGTGCTCGGCGCTCGTCACCGTCCTGCCCTCGGAGGTGGCGACGGGTGGGGTGCGGGTGCTCGTGATGGATGCGCAGACCGGCTGGCCGGTGCCGCTGGCCGTGGTCGCGGTGTCGGACGATGACGGCGAGCAGACGGCCGCCATGGTGACGAACGCGGACGGCACCGCGTGGGTGCCCGCCAGGGGCGAAGTCGGGCTGACCGCCTACCACCCGGATTTCGGCTACCTCACGTTGGCGCGCCACGACGCGAGCCGCTTCCGCGACGTGCGGCTGGCGCTCGTGCGAAACCCGTTGGACCGCTTCGGGGGCGTGCGGGGCGAGTTCCCCACCGTGGAAGACTCCCTCACCGCCAGCTCGTTGCTGCGCGTCGGGGTCGCGGGGCTGTCGGTGCCCGGGCTGCCGTCGGATCAATCCGCTGAGTTCGTCGCGGGGCCGGAGCGCGAGGTGCCCTTGCCGGTGTGGTCCACGGGCGTGCCTGGGCCCCAGAATCTGTCCTTGCCGTCCGGTGCCGCCCTCTGGATGGCGGACAGGCAAGCGCCGGAGGTCGCGCTCCCGGGCGTGGCCGGCATGTGCGACGGCGCCTTTCTGAGTGGATGGGACCCGGAGTTGGCCCCGCGCGACGGCGCCTGTGGGACGCGCACGGCCTGGGCGTTGACAGGGGTCGTCTCGCTGGCCGACCTGCCGCTCGGCGCGCTG
This genomic window from Myxococcus hansupus contains:
- a CDS encoding CAP domain-containing protein; translation: MMALLALGVLLTAAPPTTDAMERSAAQHVGREFERVGRRVPVEDPKLSTAARRLAHEALTEYTTGAPGLFTLTRAVSDAGAADPSPRTLVIRAWVPRHAIETFLVRDDFNGERTSHFGVGVAVKAERAALVLLLVDRKAELQPFPRRLADGKPRAATLCGALVSPLRQAEVYATHPDGTVHRVPSPSRGEPGGFCTRLHFAAPGTYTVEVVGRADAGPEVASLFLVDHGAPGTNTAREDTVEPTTLEDARVALYERINALRRVHGVAELKPDALLETVAQDYSARMARDGFFAHIAPDGSTLKKRLPAEARYVRAGENLGLAAGPLAAHFGIEHSPGHRRNVLDPGFRHMGVGVAFHTVNGRQEAILTEVFTVAPPATPEFSDPLQEAYDALSRLRASRKLPPLTRSTALDSLASAHARRALELDQPSAQPGEAPVHERVFEALPDAGTASVDFFVLSDPTAIPESRSLADAANNRVGVGVVKGDSRRFGTNQYWVAVIYAAVP
- a CDS encoding DUF721 domain-containing protein — translated: MARSEPKTLEHLLPRVLARLAGESGKGVALAPVWAAVVGPHLARHTTPQALHGTTLVVAVTGAEWARSLEAESASLCERLNARLGPGKVTALSFAFGAPRR